One stretch of Comamonas testosteroni DNA includes these proteins:
- a CDS encoding response regulator transcription factor → MSLIPKKGTVYVVDDDEAVRDSLQWLLEGKDYRVRCFDSAETFLSRYDPREVACLIVDIRMGGMTGLELQDRLIERKSPLPIVFITGHGDVPMAVNTMKKGALDFIQKPFNEEELLGLVERMLDHAREAFTGHQQAASRDALLAKLTGREAQVLERIVAGRLNKQIADDLGISIKTVEAHRANIMEKLNANTVADLLKIALGQGQTSAAAKAAAAVN, encoded by the coding sequence ATGAGTTTGATTCCCAAAAAAGGCACTGTTTACGTAGTTGACGACGACGAAGCAGTCCGTGATTCGCTGCAATGGCTGCTGGAAGGCAAAGACTACCGCGTGCGTTGCTTTGACTCAGCCGAGACCTTTTTGTCGCGCTACGACCCGCGTGAAGTGGCCTGCCTGATCGTCGACATCCGCATGGGCGGCATGACCGGCCTGGAACTGCAGGACCGACTGATCGAGCGCAAGTCTCCTCTGCCCATTGTGTTCATCACCGGTCACGGCGATGTGCCCATGGCTGTGAACACCATGAAGAAAGGCGCACTGGACTTCATCCAGAAGCCTTTCAACGAAGAAGAGCTGCTGGGTCTGGTCGAGCGCATGCTGGATCACGCCCGCGAAGCCTTTACCGGCCACCAGCAGGCCGCCAGCCGCGATGCGCTGCTGGCCAAGCTCACGGGCCGCGAAGCCCAGGTGCTCGAACGCATCGTCGCCGGCCGCCTGAACAAGCAGATCGCCGACGATCTGGGCATCTCCATCAAGACCGTGGAGGCCCACCGCGCCAACATCATGGAAAAGCTCAACGCCAACACCGTGGCCGATCTGCTCAAGATTGCGCTGGGCCAGGGCCAGACCAGCGCTGCGGCCAAGGCGGCGGCAGCCGTCAATTAA
- a CDS encoding PAS domain-containing sensor histidine kinase: protein MQTSNHEREKEDAKSAQSVASPVRWWRSWWRSLSPTRQDRYAALAPLASVLMFMAAIIASFWYLRTEEVDREQEALRRDVEYAQQRVRLRLLERQEQLMRMARDIGNREMRKADFDGRTEALISQYPELQSITWINDKRQVVYSQSAPTVATDQLRAVGENLHQGETLQAYEQAREMLQPIYVQEKAQPNELPPLLQLHVPISSNSRYQGELLAEFSVDSLLRYGTPTEVMARYAITMRDADNHVLAGTPLAPRKTPTELLHWRAIANEYEVPVSPVGTALMMRAQAYQTSLGVVGSGLFWLVGTLSAMTAWLLLATWRHTRRRQRAQEALVAETNFRRAMENSVLTGMRALDLHGRITYVNAAFCQMTGWSEKDLVGQVPPYSYWPDNDYDNLHSQLREELSGKTIVGGFQVRVKRKNGSLFDARLYVSPLIDAHGQHTGWMSSMTDITEPNRIREQLSASYERFTIVLEALDASVSVAPLGSAELLFANKLYRQWFGSHTEGHLQLVAQAGKLPVRHQPEAENEDGLMGLPTGSITESRSENAEIFVPSLGKWLEVRSRYLSWVDGRLAQMVIATDITQRRLAEEQAAAQAEKAQTASRLITMGEMASSVAHELNQPLTAISNYSSGMLTRLENGTLTPEQMKFALEKTAHQAQRAGQIIQRIRSFVKKSEPNRMLAQVGEMVSEALELAGIELRRRNVQLTSHIAERMPPVMADAILIEQVLINLMKNSAESIDMSDRPLGQRNVELRVRPQVFESLPGVEFTVEDTGKGLPPEVLEHLFEAFFSTKSEGMGIGLNLCRSIVESHQGRMHAENLYNGSEVTGCRFSFWLPLATGVETTTLTTTSEPIKRTIA, encoded by the coding sequence ATGCAAACAAGCAATCACGAACGAGAAAAAGAGGACGCAAAAAGCGCGCAATCCGTTGCATCCCCTGTGCGCTGGTGGCGCAGCTGGTGGCGTAGCCTGTCGCCGACCCGGCAGGATCGCTATGCCGCGCTCGCGCCGCTGGCATCGGTGCTGATGTTCATGGCTGCAATCATTGCGTCGTTCTGGTATTTGCGCACGGAAGAAGTGGATCGCGAGCAAGAGGCACTGCGCCGCGATGTGGAATACGCCCAGCAGCGCGTGCGCCTGCGCCTGTTGGAACGCCAGGAGCAACTGATGCGCATGGCCCGGGACATCGGCAACCGCGAGATGCGCAAAGCCGACTTTGACGGCCGCACCGAAGCGCTGATCAGCCAGTACCCCGAGCTGCAATCGATTACCTGGATCAATGACAAGCGTCAGGTTGTGTACAGCCAGTCAGCTCCGACGGTGGCCACGGATCAGCTGCGTGCCGTGGGCGAAAACCTGCATCAAGGCGAAACCCTGCAAGCCTATGAGCAGGCCCGCGAAATGCTGCAGCCCATCTATGTTCAGGAAAAAGCCCAGCCCAATGAGTTGCCGCCACTGCTGCAGCTGCATGTGCCCATCAGCTCCAACAGCCGCTACCAGGGCGAGCTGCTGGCCGAGTTTTCGGTGGACAGTCTGCTGCGCTATGGCACACCCACGGAAGTGATGGCCCGTTACGCCATCACCATGCGCGATGCCGACAACCATGTGCTGGCCGGCACTCCACTGGCACCGCGCAAGACACCGACCGAGCTGCTGCACTGGCGTGCCATAGCGAATGAATACGAAGTGCCAGTCTCCCCTGTGGGCACGGCGCTGATGATGCGCGCCCAGGCCTACCAGACTTCGCTGGGCGTTGTCGGCAGCGGCCTGTTCTGGCTGGTGGGCACGCTGTCGGCCATGACGGCCTGGCTGCTGCTGGCCACCTGGCGCCACACGCGCCGCCGTCAGCGTGCCCAGGAGGCTCTGGTGGCCGAGACCAATTTCCGCCGTGCCATGGAGAATTCCGTGTTGACCGGCATGCGAGCACTGGATCTGCACGGCCGCATCACCTATGTGAACGCGGCCTTCTGCCAGATGACGGGCTGGAGCGAGAAGGATCTGGTCGGCCAGGTTCCGCCCTATTCCTACTGGCCCGATAACGACTACGACAATCTGCATTCGCAGCTGCGCGAAGAGCTGTCGGGCAAGACCATCGTTGGCGGCTTTCAGGTACGTGTGAAACGCAAGAACGGCAGCCTGTTCGACGCGCGCCTGTATGTCTCGCCGCTGATCGATGCCCACGGCCAGCATACAGGCTGGATGTCGTCCATGACGGACATTACCGAGCCCAACCGGATTCGCGAACAGCTTTCCGCCTCATACGAGCGCTTCACCATCGTGCTGGAAGCGCTGGATGCCTCTGTTTCGGTGGCCCCTCTGGGCAGCGCCGAGCTGCTGTTTGCCAACAAGCTGTATCGCCAGTGGTTTGGCTCTCATACCGAAGGGCATCTGCAACTGGTCGCGCAGGCCGGCAAGCTGCCGGTTCGCCACCAGCCCGAAGCCGAGAACGAGGACGGGCTGATGGGTTTACCCACGGGCTCCATCACCGAATCGCGCAGCGAAAACGCTGAAATCTTCGTGCCCAGCCTGGGCAAGTGGCTGGAAGTCCGCTCGCGCTATCTGAGCTGGGTGGACGGCCGTCTGGCCCAGATGGTGATTGCCACCGACATCACCCAGCGCCGCCTGGCCGAGGAGCAGGCTGCGGCCCAGGCCGAAAAGGCCCAGACCGCCAGCCGCCTCATCACCATGGGCGAAATGGCATCCAGCGTGGCGCACGAGCTCAACCAGCCCCTGACCGCCATCAGCAATTACAGCTCCGGCATGCTGACACGCCTGGAAAACGGCACGCTCACACCCGAGCAGATGAAGTTCGCACTGGAAAAGACGGCACATCAGGCCCAGCGTGCCGGCCAGATCATTCAGCGCATCCGCTCCTTCGTGAAAAAGAGCGAGCCCAATCGCATGCTGGCCCAGGTGGGCGAAATGGTGAGCGAGGCGCTGGAGCTTGCCGGTATCGAGTTGCGCCGCCGCAATGTACAGCTGACCTCGCATATTGCCGAACGCATGCCGCCGGTAATGGCCGATGCCATCCTCATCGAGCAGGTTCTCATCAATTTGATGAAAAACAGTGCTGAGTCAATTGATATGTCCGACCGCCCTCTGGGTCAGCGCAATGTGGAATTGCGCGTGCGCCCCCAGGTCTTTGAAAGCCTGCCGGGTGTGGAGTTCACCGTGGAAGACACGGGCAAGGGCCTGCCGCCGGAAGTGTTGGAACACTTGTTCGAAGCCTTCTTCTCCACCAAGAGTGAAGGCATGGGCATAGGCCTGAACCTTTGCCGCTCGATTGTCGAATCACATCAGGGTCGAATGCATGCCGAGAACCTCTACAATGGAAGCGAAGTCACTGGTTGCCGGTTCTCATTCTGGCTACCGTTGGCAACGGGTGTGGAGACGACAACACTCACCACGACAAGCGAACCCATAAAGAGGACGATTGCATGA
- a CDS encoding M3 family metallopeptidase — protein sequence MSNPLLESSSLPLFDRIQPADVAPAIDTLLARASEALETVVAPDFPAQWEAISAVLDVATEKLGTAWSAINHLNSVADTPELRAAYNEALPKVTEFWTNLGADERLYAKYKAIDPASLNKEQRAAWDHAMRGFVLSGAELQGAAKERFAQIQARSAELAQKFSENALDATDAFAYYARIDELDGVPADVIAAAKAAADADGKEGYKLTLKMPSYLPVMQFAKSSALREKIYQAYVTRASDQAEGDGKRFDNTAVMKEILALRLEESQLLGYRNFGEVSIVPKMADSPQQVIDFLRDLAKRARPYAEKDAADLRAFAKAELGIADPQPWDWAFIGEKLKEARYSFSEQELKQYFPAPKVLAGLFKIVETLFEVSIRRDEAPVWNPCVEFYRIERSTAQGPQLVGQFYLDPQARKGKRGGAWMDDVRTRWLRPDTHKLQTPVAHLVCNFASGVDGKPALLTHDDVITLFHETGHGLHHMLTQVNERDVSGIAGVEWDAVELPSQFMENFCWEWDVLKHMTAHVDTGDALPRTLYDKMIAAKNFQSGMQTLRQIEFALFDMLLHTEHNPADDFMALLNQVRAEVSVLQSPAYNRMAHTFSHIFAGGYAAGYYSYKWAEVLSADAYAAFEETMLADGSPNPETGRKYRESILEAGGSRPAMESFKAFRGREPQIDALLRHQGMSQAA from the coding sequence ATGAGCAATCCACTTCTCGAATCCTCCTCACTGCCCTTGTTTGACCGCATTCAGCCTGCGGATGTGGCCCCCGCCATCGACACTTTGCTGGCCCGTGCCAGCGAGGCGCTGGAGACCGTGGTTGCACCGGACTTCCCCGCACAGTGGGAAGCCATCTCTGCCGTGCTGGACGTGGCGACCGAAAAGCTTGGCACCGCCTGGTCGGCCATCAATCACCTCAACAGTGTGGCCGACACGCCAGAGTTGCGCGCGGCCTATAACGAAGCCCTGCCCAAAGTCACCGAGTTCTGGACCAATCTGGGCGCTGACGAACGCCTGTACGCCAAATACAAAGCTATCGACCCAGCCAGCCTCAACAAGGAACAGCGCGCCGCCTGGGACCATGCCATGCGGGGCTTTGTGCTCTCCGGTGCCGAACTGCAGGGAGCTGCCAAGGAACGCTTTGCGCAGATTCAGGCACGCTCGGCAGAGCTGGCCCAGAAATTCAGCGAGAACGCGCTGGACGCCACCGATGCCTTTGCCTACTACGCCAGGATTGACGAGCTGGACGGCGTTCCGGCCGATGTGATCGCCGCGGCCAAGGCTGCCGCCGATGCCGATGGCAAGGAAGGCTACAAGCTGACGCTCAAGATGCCCAGCTATCTGCCCGTGATGCAGTTTGCCAAGAGCAGCGCACTGCGCGAGAAAATCTATCAGGCCTATGTGACCCGAGCGTCCGATCAGGCCGAGGGCGATGGCAAACGCTTTGACAACACTGCCGTGATGAAGGAAATCCTCGCGCTGCGCCTGGAAGAATCCCAGTTGCTGGGCTACAGGAACTTCGGCGAAGTCTCGATCGTGCCCAAGATGGCCGATTCGCCCCAGCAGGTCATTGACTTTCTGCGCGATCTGGCAAAACGTGCCCGCCCCTATGCTGAAAAGGATGCAGCCGATCTGCGTGCCTTTGCCAAGGCTGAACTCGGCATTGCCGACCCGCAGCCCTGGGACTGGGCCTTCATCGGCGAAAAGCTCAAGGAAGCCCGCTATTCCTTCAGCGAGCAGGAGCTCAAGCAGTACTTTCCGGCTCCCAAGGTGCTGGCCGGCCTGTTCAAGATTGTCGAGACGCTGTTCGAAGTCTCCATCCGCCGCGATGAAGCTCCAGTCTGGAACCCCTGCGTGGAGTTCTACCGGATCGAGCGCTCCACCGCACAAGGCCCTCAGCTGGTCGGCCAGTTCTATCTGGACCCTCAGGCGCGCAAGGGCAAGCGTGGCGGCGCCTGGATGGATGATGTGCGCACGCGCTGGCTGCGCCCCGACACCCATAAGCTGCAAACGCCTGTGGCCCATCTGGTCTGCAATTTCGCGTCCGGCGTGGACGGCAAGCCCGCGCTGCTCACACACGATGACGTAATCACCCTGTTCCACGAAACCGGCCACGGACTGCACCACATGCTCACGCAGGTCAACGAACGCGATGTCTCGGGCATTGCCGGCGTGGAATGGGATGCGGTCGAGCTGCCCAGCCAGTTCATGGAAAACTTTTGCTGGGAATGGGATGTGCTCAAGCACATGACCGCCCATGTGGACACGGGTGATGCCCTGCCCCGCACGCTGTACGACAAGATGATTGCCGCCAAGAACTTCCAGTCCGGCATGCAGACCCTGCGCCAGATCGAGTTCGCGCTGTTCGACATGTTGCTGCACACCGAGCACAACCCGGCAGACGACTTCATGGCACTGCTGAACCAGGTGCGCGCCGAGGTGTCCGTGCTGCAATCACCAGCCTACAACCGCATGGCCCACACCTTCAGCCATATCTTTGCCGGTGGCTATGCCGCCGGTTACTACAGCTACAAATGGGCCGAAGTGCTGAGCGCGGACGCTTATGCGGCTTTCGAAGAAACCATGCTGGCCGATGGCTCGCCCAATCCCGAGACCGGCCGCAAGTACCGCGAGTCGATCCTGGAGGCCGGCGGCAGCCGTCCTGCCATGGAGTCCTTCAAGGCCTTCCGTGGCCGCGAGCCACAGATCGACGCGCTGCTGCGCCATCAAGGCATGAGTCAGGCGGCCTGA
- a CDS encoding glutaredoxin family protein: MPRSFIARPSAQKPTSRNALQLTMLVAAFAALASGVSQAQNLYRSVGPDGRVTYSDRAISPNAKPSGEAASNADGPASSANAQLPYDLRQTANRYPVTIYTGKDCGPCDEARSHLQNRGIPFNERTIDTSSDVAALRKLSGQDNLPFATIGNQHLKGFGADSWDQYLSAAGYPKQPQLPKNYKAPAAKPLTVPAPAATDAVKPAERPPARIATPAAPAPGAPTPDNPAGLRF, encoded by the coding sequence ATGCCACGATCTTTCATTGCCCGGCCTTCGGCCCAGAAACCGACCTCCCGCAACGCCCTGCAGCTGACGATGCTTGTAGCCGCCTTTGCCGCATTGGCGAGCGGAGTCAGCCAGGCCCAGAACCTTTATCGCAGTGTAGGCCCTGATGGGCGAGTCACTTATTCCGACCGGGCCATCAGCCCCAACGCCAAGCCCAGTGGCGAAGCCGCGAGCAATGCCGATGGCCCGGCGTCTTCGGCCAACGCGCAACTGCCTTACGACTTGCGCCAGACGGCCAACCGCTACCCCGTCACGATCTATACGGGCAAGGACTGCGGCCCGTGCGACGAGGCACGGTCTCATCTACAGAACCGCGGAATCCCGTTCAACGAGCGCACCATAGATACCAGCAGCGATGTTGCAGCGCTGCGCAAGCTCAGCGGACAGGACAACCTGCCCTTTGCCACCATCGGCAACCAGCACCTCAAGGGCTTTGGCGCCGACAGCTGGGACCAATACCTGAGCGCCGCAGGCTACCCCAAGCAGCCCCAGCTGCCGAAGAACTACAAAGCCCCCGCTGCCAAGCCCTTGACCGTACCGGCGCCAGCCGCGACCGATGCGGTCAAGCCTGCAGAGCGCCCCCCTGCACGCATCGCGACGCCCGCAGCCCCCGCCCCTGGCGCACCCACCCCCGACAACCCCGCAGGCCTGCGCTTCTAG
- the aceE gene encoding pyruvate dehydrogenase (acetyl-transferring), homodimeric type translates to MTAQTDPKGAGFPAGLDQQESREWMDALSAVIDREGADYAHRLIEDLLEHARQNSVDMPFSANTGYVNTIEVDQEEKCPGNLEIEGRLRAYMRWNAMAMVVKANRIHPPEGGDLGGHIGSFASLANMFAAGFNHFWHAENENHGGDCLYIQGHVSPGIYARAYLEGRISEEQLLNFRQEVDGKGLSSYPHPKLMPDFWQFPTVSMGLGPLMAIYQARFLKYLHARGIANTENRKVWVFCGDGEMDEVESLGAIGLASRENLDNLIFVINCNLQRLDGPVRGNGKIIQELEGEFRGAGWNVIKLLWGKGWDELLAKDKDGVLKKIMMECNDGDYQAFKANDGAYVRQHFFGRDPRALKMVEHMSDDEIWNLRRGGHDSQKVYAAFAAANGHKGQPTVLLIKTVKGFGMGKVGEGKNNVHQTKKLSDEDIKAFRDRFNIPIPDSQIADIPFYKPADDTPEMKYLHERRKALGGYLPHRRQQADEQFTAPALDTFKAILEPTPEGREISTTQAYVRFLTQLLRDKNIGPRVVPILVDEARTFGMEGLFRQVGIYNPHGQQYTPVDKDQVMYYREDKAGQILQEGINEAGGMSSWIAAATSYSHSNRVMIPFYVYYSMFGFQRIGDLAWAAGDLQARGFLLGGTSGRTTLNGEGLQHEDGHSHILANTIPNCVTYDPTFAHEVAVIMQDGLRRMVQNQENIFYYITLLNENYPMPGLQAGTEEQILKGMYMVKPGQKVPESGLRVQLLGSGTILRESFFAQELLEKDWGVAADVWSCPSFNELTREGQEVDRFNMLHPLEAAKVPFVSQQLAAHPGPVIASTDYMKAYAEQIRPYMPKGRTYKVLGTDGFGRSDFRAKLREHFEVNRHYIVVAALRGLADEGKINATTVAEAIKKYGINVDKINPLHA, encoded by the coding sequence ATGACAGCTCAGACTGATCCCAAAGGCGCTGGCTTTCCCGCCGGCCTGGACCAACAAGAATCGCGCGAGTGGATGGATGCCCTCTCTGCGGTGATCGACCGCGAAGGTGCGGACTATGCTCACAGGCTGATCGAGGATCTGCTTGAACACGCTCGCCAGAACAGCGTGGACATGCCTTTCTCGGCCAATACCGGCTACGTGAACACCATCGAAGTCGACCAGGAAGAAAAGTGCCCCGGCAACCTCGAAATCGAAGGTCGTCTGCGTGCCTATATGCGCTGGAACGCCATGGCCATGGTGGTCAAGGCCAACCGCATTCACCCCCCCGAAGGCGGTGATCTGGGCGGTCACATCGGCTCCTTCGCTTCGCTGGCCAATATGTTTGCGGCCGGTTTCAACCATTTCTGGCACGCGGAAAACGAAAACCACGGCGGCGACTGCCTGTACATCCAGGGGCATGTTTCGCCCGGCATCTATGCCCGCGCCTACCTGGAAGGTCGTATCTCCGAAGAGCAACTGCTGAACTTCCGCCAGGAAGTGGACGGCAAGGGTCTGTCGAGCTACCCCCACCCCAAGCTGATGCCCGACTTCTGGCAGTTCCCCACGGTGTCCATGGGTCTGGGCCCGCTGATGGCCATCTACCAGGCGCGTTTCCTGAAGTATCTGCACGCACGCGGCATTGCCAACACCGAAAACCGCAAGGTCTGGGTGTTCTGTGGCGACGGTGAAATGGACGAAGTGGAGTCCCTGGGCGCCATCGGTCTGGCCTCGCGCGAGAACCTGGACAACCTTATCTTCGTGATCAACTGCAATCTGCAGCGTCTGGACGGCCCCGTGCGCGGCAACGGCAAGATCATCCAGGAGCTGGAAGGCGAATTCCGCGGTGCCGGCTGGAACGTGATCAAGCTGCTGTGGGGCAAGGGCTGGGACGAGCTGCTGGCCAAGGACAAGGACGGCGTGCTCAAGAAGATCATGATGGAGTGCAACGACGGCGACTATCAGGCCTTCAAGGCCAACGACGGTGCCTATGTTCGCCAACATTTCTTCGGCCGCGATCCTCGCGCCCTGAAGATGGTCGAGCACATGTCCGACGACGAGATCTGGAATCTGCGCCGCGGCGGCCACGATTCGCAGAAGGTCTACGCAGCGTTTGCCGCTGCCAACGGCCACAAGGGTCAGCCTACCGTGCTGCTGATCAAGACCGTCAAGGGCTTCGGCATGGGCAAGGTCGGTGAAGGCAAGAACAACGTTCACCAGACCAAGAAGCTGAGCGACGAGGACATCAAGGCCTTCCGCGACCGCTTCAACATCCCGATCCCCGACAGCCAGATCGCGGACATTCCCTTCTACAAGCCGGCCGACGATACGCCGGAAATGAAGTACCTGCACGAGCGCCGCAAGGCCCTGGGCGGCTACCTGCCACATCGTCGCCAGCAGGCTGACGAGCAGTTCACCGCTCCTGCGCTGGACACCTTCAAGGCCATCCTGGAGCCCACACCCGAAGGCCGTGAGATCTCCACGACCCAGGCTTATGTGCGTTTCCTGACGCAGCTGCTGCGCGACAAGAACATCGGCCCCCGCGTGGTGCCCATCCTGGTGGACGAGGCCCGTACCTTCGGTATGGAAGGCCTGTTCCGTCAGGTCGGCATCTACAACCCCCACGGTCAGCAATACACCCCGGTCGACAAGGACCAGGTGATGTACTACCGCGAGGACAAGGCCGGCCAGATCCTGCAGGAAGGCATCAACGAAGCCGGCGGCATGTCCAGCTGGATCGCTGCAGCCACCAGCTACAGCCATAGCAACCGGGTCATGATCCCGTTCTATGTGTACTACTCGATGTTCGGCTTCCAGCGCATCGGCGACCTGGCCTGGGCGGCTGGCGACCTGCAAGCGCGCGGCTTCCTGCTGGGCGGCACCTCGGGCCGCACCACGCTGAACGGCGAAGGCCTGCAGCACGAAGACGGTCACAGCCACATCCTGGCCAATACCATCCCCAACTGCGTGACCTACGACCCCACCTTCGCTCACGAAGTGGCCGTGATCATGCAGGACGGTCTGCGTCGCATGGTGCAGAACCAGGAAAACATCTTCTACTACATCACGCTGCTGAACGAAAACTACCCCATGCCTGGCCTGCAAGCCGGCACGGAAGAGCAGATCCTCAAGGGCATGTACATGGTCAAGCCTGGCCAGAAGGTGCCCGAGAGCGGCCTGCGCGTTCAACTGCTGGGCTCCGGCACCATCCTGCGCGAATCCTTCTTCGCCCAGGAACTGCTGGAAAAGGACTGGGGCGTCGCTGCCGATGTCTGGAGCTGCCCGTCGTTCAACGAACTGACCCGCGAAGGTCAGGAAGTGGACCGCTTCAACATGCTGCATCCCCTGGAAGCCGCCAAGGTTCCGTTCGTGTCCCAGCAACTGGCTGCCCACCCCGGCCCCGTGATCGCTTCGACCGACTACATGAAGGCCTACGCCGAGCAGATCCGTCCCTACATGCCCAAGGGCCGTACCTACAAGGTGCTGGGTACCGACGGTTTCGGCCGTTCTGACTTCCGCGCCAAGCTGCGCGAGCACTTCGAAGTCAACCGTCACTACATCGTGGTGGCTGCACTGCGCGGCCTGGCCGATGAAGGCAAGATCAACGCCACGACCGTGGCCGAAGCGATCAAGAAGTACGGCATCAACGTCGACAAGATCAACCCGCTGCACGCCTAA
- the folD gene encoding bifunctional methylenetetrahydrofolate dehydrogenase/methenyltetrahydrofolate cyclohydrolase FolD yields the protein MTAQLIDGKALSEQLRKEVATRAAALKAKGITPGLAVVLVGDNQASQVYVRNKVKACEDVGFHSVLEKYDASMTEAELLARVEALNNDPSIHGILVQLPLPKHIDDHKVIETISPAKDVDGFHVASAGALMVGEVGFKACTPYGCMKMLESIGMKDLRGKHAVVIGRSNIVGKPMAMMLLAANATVTITHSGTADLAAMTRQADIVVAAVGKVDVLTADMVKPGAVVIDVGMNRNAEGKLCGDVDFNGVKEVAGYITPVPGGVGPMTITMLLVNTMESAERAAG from the coding sequence ATGACAGCCCAACTCATCGACGGCAAAGCCCTCTCAGAACAACTGCGCAAGGAAGTCGCCACACGCGCGGCAGCACTCAAGGCCAAGGGCATCACGCCCGGCCTGGCCGTAGTTCTGGTGGGCGACAACCAGGCTTCCCAGGTCTATGTGCGCAACAAGGTCAAGGCCTGCGAAGACGTGGGCTTCCACTCGGTGCTGGAAAAGTACGATGCCTCCATGACCGAAGCCGAACTGCTGGCACGTGTCGAAGCGCTGAACAACGACCCCAGCATTCACGGAATTCTGGTGCAGTTGCCCCTGCCCAAGCACATCGACGACCACAAGGTCATCGAAACCATCTCCCCCGCCAAGGATGTGGACGGCTTCCACGTGGCCAGCGCCGGCGCACTGATGGTCGGCGAAGTCGGCTTCAAGGCCTGCACGCCCTATGGCTGCATGAAGATGCTGGAATCCATCGGCATGAAGGATCTGCGCGGCAAGCACGCCGTGGTCATCGGCCGCTCCAACATCGTGGGCAAGCCCATGGCCATGATGCTGCTGGCCGCCAACGCAACGGTCACCATCACCCATAGCGGCACTGCCGATCTGGCTGCCATGACTCGCCAAGCCGACATCGTCGTCGCAGCCGTGGGCAAGGTCGACGTGCTGACAGCCGACATGGTCAAGCCCGGTGCCGTGGTCATCGACGTGGGCATGAACCGCAACGCCGAAGGCAAGCTCTGCGGCGATGTGGACTTCAACGGCGTCAAGGAAGTGGCGGGCTACATCACCCCTGTGCCCGGTGGTGTAGGCCCCATGACGATTACCATGCTGCTGGTCAACACCATGGAGTCTGCTGAGCGCGCCGCGGGCTGA